In Candidatus Chlorohelix allophototropha, the following are encoded in one genomic region:
- the istA gene encoding IS21 family transposase: MLEVMARSAIKYHRKRGDNYNVIAGKVQHDARTVKRVLNEPSDKVQTRPNRESSVAVFKEQIEGWLEQKLQVKRMLELAWEDPKQPYCGRPTAFYDYVRKLKKARENQAHQVQIRFEGLPGEFLQIDWGEIRGVLFSKQDSVPQTFYFFCARLKYSRFMYVSFQKDMAEETLVRCLVEALNRMGGVPWVITTDNMKTVVLRRDEKNQPVWHPVWQKLALEFEFHPEACAPASGNQKGAVENLVKYTKNNFLAGRTFYDAADLVRQLEEWLGVVNYERTCAATGEIPGSLLEIERKHFSPLPASARDYGLFTSLVVNREGVVIFETNKYSVPAELMGQTLTARIHREWLKLWRGTELVAQHPRCYSRNRRLVIPEHYTQAFEIKPRARTMVWRDWLLNLGPQVYQYVAVICRRQRATMSEQIHQLYALAQQVGLEEFQAAVELATEQQLYGAEYLKGLLLKPAGSGSNAATLKPTQPAVERLLSEYEPLVANRFSAIPEENEIERAVG; this comes from the coding sequence ATGTTAGAAGTTATGGCCAGAAGCGCAATAAAGTACCACCGGAAACGAGGGGACAACTACAACGTAATTGCGGGCAAAGTGCAACATGATGCCCGTACCGTAAAAAGAGTGCTAAATGAACCTAGCGACAAGGTACAAACCCGCCCCAATCGTGAAAGTAGTGTGGCAGTCTTCAAAGAACAGATTGAAGGCTGGCTAGAACAAAAACTACAAGTGAAAAGAATGCTGGAACTAGCGTGGGAAGATCCCAAACAGCCCTACTGTGGCAGACCCACCGCCTTCTATGACTATGTGCGCAAGCTCAAAAAAGCCAGAGAGAACCAGGCTCATCAGGTACAGATACGTTTTGAGGGCTTACCTGGAGAGTTTTTGCAAATAGACTGGGGTGAAATTCGGGGAGTGCTGTTCAGTAAACAAGATAGTGTACCCCAAACCTTCTACTTTTTCTGTGCCCGGCTGAAATACTCGCGTTTTATGTATGTGAGCTTTCAGAAAGATATGGCCGAAGAAACGCTGGTGCGCTGCCTGGTGGAAGCCCTCAACCGGATGGGGGGAGTACCGTGGGTAATTACCACGGATAATATGAAGACGGTGGTACTGAGGCGAGATGAAAAGAACCAACCAGTGTGGCATCCGGTGTGGCAGAAACTGGCACTAGAATTCGAGTTTCACCCGGAAGCCTGTGCCCCGGCCAGCGGAAACCAGAAAGGTGCCGTAGAAAATTTGGTAAAGTATACCAAAAACAATTTTCTAGCTGGTCGTACATTCTACGATGCGGCGGATCTGGTAAGGCAGTTGGAAGAATGGTTAGGGGTAGTGAATTACGAGCGTACATGCGCAGCGACCGGGGAAATTCCGGGTAGCTTACTGGAAATAGAGCGTAAACACTTCAGCCCATTGCCTGCTAGTGCCCGGGATTACGGTTTATTTACCAGCCTGGTGGTAAACCGGGAAGGGGTAGTCATTTTTGAGACCAACAAATATAGCGTACCGGCGGAACTAATGGGACAAACCCTGACAGCCCGGATACATCGGGAATGGCTGAAGTTATGGCGGGGTACGGAACTGGTGGCACAGCACCCCCGTTGTTATTCCCGAAACCGCCGCTTAGTAATACCGGAACATTACACCCAAGCTTTTGAGATCAAACCCAGAGCCAGAACCATGGTGTGGCGGGATTGGTTGTTAAATTTAGGACCGCAAGTGTACCAGTATGTGGCGGTAATCTGTCGACGGCAAAGAGCCACCATGAGTGAACAAATCCACCAACTATACGCGCTGGCCCAGCAGGTAGGGCTGGAAGAATTCCAGGCGGCGGTGGAATTGGCAACGGAACAACAGCTTTACGGGGCGGAATATCTCAAGGGTTTATTACTCAAGCCAGCGGGTTCAGGCAGTAATGCCGCTACCCTCAAGCCCACTCAACCAGCGGTGGAACGGCTACTCAGTGAATACGAACCACTGGTGGCCAACCGTTTTTCGGCCATACCTGAGGAAAATGAAATAGAAAGGGCGGTGGGATGA
- a CDS encoding ATP-binding protein produces the protein MNSLEHKLTSLKLGRVKQVYSDWIERARETGMDYGEFLEELLSEELLSRQENQLKKRLHSASFPFEASLEQFDFSRHPELKRSVILRYFDSSFVEKAGNLLLIGASGLGKTHLSIAAGIKMVQLGYTVKFITAQQLANQVIAASTRQEIARILEPLLKCQVLVLDHRLQVKVAK, from the coding sequence ATGAATAGTCTGGAACATAAACTCACCAGCCTAAAACTGGGCAGGGTAAAACAGGTATACAGCGATTGGATTGAACGGGCACGCGAAACCGGAATGGATTACGGGGAGTTTTTAGAAGAATTGTTAAGCGAAGAGTTGCTATCTCGTCAGGAGAACCAACTCAAAAAGCGTTTGCACTCAGCCAGTTTCCCTTTTGAAGCCAGCCTGGAACAATTCGATTTCAGTCGCCACCCGGAACTGAAGCGCAGCGTGATTTTACGCTATTTCGACAGCAGTTTTGTAGAAAAAGCTGGGAATTTACTCCTAATCGGGGCAAGTGGGCTTGGGAAAACCCATCTTTCGATTGCAGCCGGAATTAAGATGGTGCAGTTGGGTTACACCGTAAAGTTCATTACGGCTCAACAACTGGCGAACCAAGTGATTGCGGCTAGCACTCGCCAGGAAATAGCCAGGATTTTAGAGCCGCTTTTGAAATGTCAGGTGTTGGTATTAGACCATAGGTTACAAGTTAAGGTAGCAAAGTAA